In Hallerella succinigenes, the following are encoded in one genomic region:
- a CDS encoding nucleobase:cation symporter-2 family protein, whose amino-acid sequence MTTKSSENLYTLDGRVPLFKALPFGLQHVLAMFVSNITPIIILANVVGIEKGVTASLIQNCMIIASIGTLIQLYPIWKIGSRLPIVMGLSFTFLSVAISIGTTQGMGTLMGAVIVGGIVEGLLGLCAKYWLKLIPHVVAATVVTSIGFSLLPIGANSFAGGVGASNFGAAENWIVGSVTLLVCLLTQIFAKGFLRSLSVLVGLVVGYILALCMGMVDFSGVMDCSIISLPTFLPFKPEFHVGPILSIIAIYLVSATETVGDTSALVNGALKRQIHKVEMGGAISCDGFVSSISGLFGCTPITSFSQNVGLASLSGVVNRFAIGTSAVVMLLGGIFPPFGRLLSTIPQAVLGGCTIMMFGSILFAGFGMMAKSGFSQRNMIITSLSLSVGLGFTSASKMFEIFPQIVQMIFAENCVAVVFLLAVILNLVLPKENSFSK is encoded by the coding sequence CATTACGCCAATTATCATTTTGGCGAATGTGGTGGGAATCGAAAAAGGCGTGACGGCGTCCTTGATTCAAAACTGCATGATCATTGCGAGTATCGGTACGCTGATTCAGCTGTATCCGATTTGGAAAATCGGTTCTCGTTTGCCGATTGTGATGGGCTTAAGTTTTACATTCCTTTCGGTGGCGATTTCCATTGGAACGACGCAGGGAATGGGAACTTTGATGGGCGCTGTCATTGTGGGCGGTATCGTTGAAGGTTTGCTCGGACTTTGTGCGAAGTATTGGCTAAAGCTGATTCCGCATGTTGTGGCGGCTACAGTGGTGACGTCGATTGGCTTTTCGCTGCTCCCGATTGGGGCGAATTCCTTTGCCGGTGGTGTTGGGGCTTCGAACTTCGGCGCTGCAGAAAACTGGATCGTCGGTAGTGTGACGCTTCTTGTGTGCCTTTTAACGCAAATTTTTGCAAAAGGCTTTTTGCGTTCGCTATCGGTTTTGGTCGGTTTGGTCGTCGGCTATATTCTTGCGCTCTGCATGGGAATGGTCGATTTTTCGGGCGTGATGGATTGCAGCATCATCTCCCTGCCGACGTTCCTTCCTTTTAAGCCGGAATTCCATGTGGGGCCGATCCTTTCGATCATTGCGATTTACCTTGTGTCGGCGACGGAAACCGTAGGCGATACGAGTGCCTTGGTGAATGGCGCGTTGAAGCGCCAGATTCATAAGGTCGAAATGGGCGGAGCGATTAGTTGCGATGGCTTTGTCAGTTCTATTTCGGGACTTTTTGGCTGTACGCCGATTACGTCTTTTAGCCAGAACGTGGGACTTGCTTCGCTTTCGGGCGTGGTGAACCGTTTTGCGATTGGAACGAGTGCCGTGGTGATGCTCCTTGGGGGAATTTTCCCGCCGTTTGGTCGCTTGCTTTCGACGATTCCGCAGGCGGTGCTCGGGGGCTGTACCATTATGATGTTCGGCTCGATTTTGTTTGCCGGCTTCGGGATGATGGCCAAAAGCGGTTTCTCTCAGCGGAACATGATCATTACGAGTCTTTCGCTTAGCGTGGGGCTCGGGTTTACATCGGCATCTAAAATGTTCGAAATTTTTCCGCAGATCGTGCAGATGATTTTTGCGGAGAACTGCGTGGCAGTCGTGTTCCTGCTCGCTGTCATTTTGAATCTGGTCCTTCCGAAAGAAAATTCATTTTCCAAATAA
- a CDS encoding FISUMP domain-containing protein — protein sequence MSVLFMASFAMAAAPKISKACSKAKGEQACSESLIALAEQGKAGDTTAIELYGKTLEVIRKNKKFMKPVMVQVDTLIWEKCKKKEKQACLDACIARTDSSFTREDAPDSATCAATPQKLVAKKVSVPTPSPMALLIDSLSIDAFWEAPFYVANNWLAAVGDSVIPSIDSAVTFLTGNDPADFIYARRKFHLCDAYGDSLNVRLDSLEAPVRCPVIGSVVDPRDNKMYRVERFGEKIWMIDNISFEIPDSSACYDGDSLNCEKYGRLYTFGSAQLACPEGFHVATDEEFDALSAVDVADFSVTVQFGGYFNQNGICTLADEGTYFWTSTEEDASRGFVRNLFSDAINLDKASVDKRFGLSVRCVQE from the coding sequence ATGTCGGTTCTTTTTATGGCGAGCTTTGCGATGGCCGCCGCTCCAAAAATTTCTAAGGCTTGCTCCAAGGCAAAAGGCGAACAGGCTTGTTCTGAATCTCTGATCGCTCTTGCGGAACAGGGTAAGGCTGGGGATACCACTGCGATTGAACTTTACGGTAAAACCCTTGAAGTCATCCGCAAAAACAAAAAGTTCATGAAACCGGTGATGGTCCAGGTAGATACCCTCATCTGGGAAAAATGCAAAAAGAAAGAAAAACAGGCTTGCCTTGATGCCTGCATCGCTCGCACCGATTCTTCTTTTACCCGTGAAGACGCTCCGGATTCTGCAACGTGTGCCGCTACGCCGCAAAAGCTCGTGGCCAAAAAGGTGAGTGTTCCGACTCCTTCGCCGATGGCGCTCTTGATCGATTCGCTTTCGATCGATGCATTCTGGGAGGCTCCGTTTTATGTGGCGAACAACTGGCTTGCCGCAGTCGGGGATTCTGTGATTCCGTCGATAGATTCTGCGGTCACGTTCCTTACGGGTAACGATCCTGCGGACTTTATTTACGCTCGAAGAAAGTTCCACCTTTGCGATGCTTACGGGGATTCTTTGAATGTGCGCTTGGATTCTTTGGAAGCTCCGGTTCGCTGCCCGGTCATCGGTAGCGTCGTCGATCCGCGTGATAACAAGATGTATCGTGTGGAACGGTTTGGCGAAAAAATCTGGATGATTGACAATATCTCTTTTGAAATCCCGGATTCTTCCGCTTGCTATGACGGTGATTCCTTGAACTGCGAAAAGTACGGTCGCCTTTATACTTTTGGATCGGCGCAACTCGCTTGCCCAGAAGGTTTCCACGTGGCGACGGATGAAGAATTTGATGCCCTTTCTGCGGTGGATGTGGCGGACTTCTCGGTGACGGTGCAGTTCGGCGGTTACTTTAACCAGAACGGCATTTGCACTCTCGCTGACGAAGGCACTTACTTCTGGACTTCGACTGAAGAAGACGCTTCTCGCGGATTCGTGCGAAATCTTTTTTCGGATGCAATCAATTTGGATAAGGCTTCCGTCGATAAGCGCTTTGGACTTTCCGTGCGCTGCGTGCAGGAATAA
- the epmA gene encoding EF-P lysine aminoacylase EpmA → MKTFEPSCDLATWKARYALTEKIRDFFKARNVQEVETPVLSRASGTDVHLDYFATLGKPTRYLMTSPEFHLKRLLAAGFGDIFEIAHAFRLDEVGCKHNSEFQLVEWYRVGMHYEDLMTEVEDLASTILGKKIQAERLTFRDAFLRYAKVDPFQATADDYRKALKENDVPDVEGSETFSTEDWWDYLMVTVVEGHLGKDAPQFLMDYPESCAALAQTYVNANGDTVAKRFELYIENMELCNGYEELTDPAEQRRRFEADIAWRKANHRPVPAIDEKFLAALEHGMPAASGVAVGLDRLYMLALGKKNIEDVILFMDDNA, encoded by the coding sequence ATGAAGACATTTGAACCGAGCTGCGATCTTGCGACATGGAAGGCGCGTTATGCGCTGACCGAAAAAATCCGCGATTTTTTTAAGGCGCGAAATGTGCAGGAAGTCGAAACGCCTGTGCTTTCCCGTGCAAGCGGAACCGATGTGCATTTGGATTATTTTGCAACGCTCGGAAAGCCTACCCGTTATCTGATGACGAGTCCGGAATTTCACCTGAAGCGACTGCTTGCCGCTGGCTTCGGGGATATTTTTGAAATAGCGCACGCTTTTCGTTTGGACGAAGTCGGCTGTAAGCACAATTCCGAATTTCAGTTGGTCGAATGGTACCGCGTCGGTATGCATTACGAAGATTTGATGACGGAAGTCGAAGATCTGGCGTCCACGATTCTTGGCAAAAAGATCCAGGCGGAACGTTTGACTTTCCGTGATGCGTTTCTGCGTTATGCAAAAGTGGACCCGTTCCAGGCGACTGCGGACGATTACCGCAAAGCCTTAAAAGAAAACGACGTCCCGGACGTGGAAGGCTCGGAAACCTTTTCGACCGAAGACTGGTGGGACTACCTGATGGTGACGGTCGTGGAAGGGCATCTTGGAAAGGACGCGCCGCAGTTCTTGATGGACTATCCGGAAAGCTGCGCCGCTCTTGCCCAAACGTATGTGAATGCGAACGGCGATACGGTCGCAAAACGCTTTGAACTTTACATCGAAAATATGGAACTCTGCAACGGCTACGAAGAACTGACGGACCCTGCAGAACAAAGACGCCGATTTGAAGCGGATATCGCCTGGAGAAAGGCGAATCATAGACCCGTTCCGGCGATCGATGAAAAGTTCCTCGCCGCGCTCGAACATGGAATGCCTGCGGCATCTGGAGTCGCCGTGGGACTCGATCGCCTTTACATGCTTGCTCTCGGCAAAAAGAATATTGAAGACGTCATCCTGTTTATGGACGACAATGCGTAA
- a CDS encoding TlpA family protein disulfide reductase: protein MKFFRPQILLFGVALALGLSACSDAQYDRIPEKVEGYEGVNLFVFHTSWCGYCNAELPTLKKIYAEYSPCGLHVIGVNEDDDEKTMLEFVKAREIPYPVVYWDFKLMKKFGHPRSIPTHFLIDSTGNIQMRQIGLLNEKILRTQIEKALDVTHCRP from the coding sequence ATGAAGTTTTTTAGACCGCAGATTCTACTTTTTGGAGTCGCCCTTGCGCTCGGATTAAGCGCTTGCAGTGACGCCCAATACGACCGAATTCCCGAAAAGGTCGAAGGCTATGAAGGGGTGAACCTTTTTGTCTTTCACACATCCTGGTGTGGCTACTGCAACGCAGAGCTTCCCACGCTCAAAAAGATCTATGCGGAATATTCCCCCTGCGGACTGCACGTGATCGGAGTCAACGAGGATGACGACGAAAAGACGATGCTCGAATTCGTGAAAGCAAGGGAAATCCCCTACCCGGTCGTATACTGGGACTTTAAACTCATGAAAAAGTTCGGGCATCCGCGTTCGATTCCGACGCACTTTTTAATCGACAGTACCGGAAATATTCAAATGCGGCAGATCGGTCTGCTGAACGAAAAAATTCTCCGGACACAGATCGAAAAGGCTTTGGACGTTACGCATTGTCGTCCATAA
- a CDS encoding type IV pilus twitching motility protein PilT produces MYNIQDLLAEMVKRGASDLHITAGIPPMLRLAGKLTPMGTEKLKPDETMRMTYSLMNELQKKSFEQNKECDFSFGITNLARFRANAYLQRGCVALALRIIPLEIKTFKDLDLPPIVAEFTTRPSGLVLVTGSTGSGKSTTLAAMIDKINKERHEHILTIEDPIEFLHKHQNCMVNQREVGNDTKSFSQALKMALRQDPDIVLIGEMRDLETIRAALTIAETGHLTLATLHTNSAVQTINRIVDAFPQGEQQTVRTQLSFVLQGVVCQMLLPKIGGGRVMCYEVMNVTPAIRALIRDNKSHQIGSMIEIGQKFGMNTMNMRLAELVRQGKLEHFEAVAKSPDPTQLEKELEQMGV; encoded by the coding sequence ATGTATAATATTCAAGATCTTCTTGCAGAAATGGTGAAGCGTGGCGCTTCCGACTTGCATATCACCGCGGGTATCCCGCCCATGCTTCGCTTGGCGGGTAAACTCACTCCGATGGGCACAGAAAAGCTCAAACCGGATGAGACCATGCGCATGACGTACAGTTTGATGAATGAACTCCAGAAGAAGTCCTTTGAACAGAACAAGGAATGTGATTTCTCCTTCGGTATTACGAACTTGGCACGTTTCCGTGCGAATGCTTATTTGCAGCGTGGCTGCGTCGCCCTCGCTTTGCGTATCATTCCTCTTGAAATCAAGACCTTTAAGGATTTGGATCTTCCGCCGATTGTCGCTGAATTTACGACTCGTCCGTCGGGACTTGTGCTTGTGACCGGTTCTACTGGTTCTGGCAAGTCTACGACCTTGGCCGCCATGATCGACAAGATCAATAAGGAACGCCACGAACATATTCTGACGATTGAAGACCCGATTGAATTCTTGCACAAGCACCAGAACTGCATGGTGAATCAGCGTGAAGTCGGCAACGATACGAAGAGCTTCTCCCAGGCTTTGAAAATGGCTCTCCGTCAGGACCCGGACATCGTGCTCATCGGTGAAATGCGAGACTTGGAAACGATTCGTGCCGCCTTGACGATTGCGGAAACAGGTCACTTGACTCTCGCGACGCTTCATACGAACTCCGCTGTGCAGACGATCAACCGTATTGTCGACGCGTTCCCGCAGGGTGAACAGCAGACGGTGAGAACCCAGCTGTCCTTTGTGCTTCAGGGCGTTGTCTGTCAGATGCTTCTTCCGAAGATCGGCGGCGGTCGAGTGATGTGTTACGAAGTGATGAACGTGACACCGGCTATCCGGGCTTTGATCCGCGATAATAAGTCGCACCAAATCGGTTCCATGATTGAAATCGGTCAGAAGTTCGGTATGAACACGATGAATATGCGACTCGCGGAACTCGTGCGTCAGGGCAAGCTCGAACATTTCGAAGCGGTCGCCAAGTCTCCGGATCCGACTCAGCTTGAAAAAGAACTCGAACAAATGGGAGTTTAA
- a CDS encoding type II secretion system F family protein, producing the protein MPVFLYKAQNTQGNQFSGEIEAKDKNEAESLLRRKHLVVESLKRKPIEIRINIGSGIKTKDVSRFTRMFSSMTSAGLPMLQCLTILEEQMENLAMREVVHKLTMSISGGSSLADALTQHPKVFDKLYCNMVAAGEAGGILDGILSRLADYLESNERLVRKVKKALTYPVMVAVVAVLVVVLMLSFVVPTFAASFMELGGELPWPTQFVMDLSDMIRDYAAFWILSVVAIIVAFKVVMKVPKLHFAFDKFLLKVPKVGDLQIKSAVARFSRTLGTLLNAGVSVTEALQVTAKTSGNSVVEASIMKIAVGLAGGKSIVDPMKDAKIFPAMVIQMVGVGEKTGQLGAMLLKVADFYDEEVDAAIDALTSMMEPLIMVVLGGAVGFLMIAMYMPMFSMSDAIKG; encoded by the coding sequence ATGCCGGTTTTCCTTTATAAGGCGCAAAATACTCAAGGAAACCAGTTTAGCGGGGAAATTGAGGCGAAGGATAAGAATGAAGCGGAATCCCTGCTTCGCCGTAAACACTTGGTCGTTGAAAGCCTTAAACGCAAACCGATTGAAATCCGGATCAATATCGGCTCGGGCATCAAAACCAAGGACGTTTCCCGCTTTACGCGCATGTTCAGCTCGATGACTTCCGCAGGTCTTCCGATGCTCCAGTGCTTGACCATTTTGGAAGAGCAGATGGAAAACCTGGCGATGCGCGAAGTGGTTCACAAGCTTACGATGTCGATCAGCGGTGGTTCAAGCCTTGCCGATGCTTTGACTCAGCATCCGAAGGTCTTTGACAAGCTCTACTGTAACATGGTTGCGGCAGGTGAAGCGGGCGGTATCTTGGACGGAATTCTTTCTCGTCTTGCCGACTACCTGGAATCGAACGAACGCTTGGTCCGTAAAGTGAAGAAGGCTTTGACTTACCCGGTGATGGTCGCTGTCGTGGCTGTTCTTGTGGTGGTCTTGATGCTTTCCTTCGTGGTGCCGACCTTTGCGGCTTCGTTTATGGAACTCGGTGGCGAACTTCCGTGGCCGACGCAGTTCGTGATGGATCTTTCGGATATGATCCGCGATTATGCGGCGTTCTGGATTTTGAGCGTCGTCGCGATTATCGTCGCGTTCAAGGTCGTGATGAAGGTCCCGAAATTGCACTTTGCCTTTGATAAGTTCTTGCTTAAAGTTCCGAAGGTGGGCGACTTGCAAATCAAGAGTGCCGTGGCGCGTTTTAGCCGTACTCTCGGTACGCTTTTGAATGCCGGTGTTTCGGTGACGGAAGCGTTGCAGGTAACGGCAAAAACCTCGGGTAACTCTGTGGTCGAAGCGTCAATTATGAAGATCGCGGTCGGCCTTGCTGGCGGTAAGAGTATTGTAGATCCGATGAAGGATGCGAAGATCTTCCCGGCGATGGTCATCCAAATGGTCGGTGTCGGTGAAAAGACGGGTCAGCTTGGCGCGATGCTTTTGAAGGTCGCAGACTTTTACGACGAAGAAGTGGACGCCGCGATCGACGCTTTGACGTCGATGATGGAACCGCTTATCATGGTGGTGCTCGGCGGTGCGGTCGGCTTCCTCATGATTGCAATGTACATGCCGATGTTCAGTATGTCGGATGCGATTAAGGGGTAA
- a CDS encoding FISUMP domain-containing protein, with amino-acid sequence MKSSSTSVSSSSFSSEVDLSSSEESSDANSSSSGVNVVSSSSYSVLESGKYYNPNISYGELVDERDGQVYRTVAIGSEDSAQIWMAENLNFDYDVQTASGKPTSFCYQDSVEYCAKLGRYYTWAAAMDSAALFSEDGKECGLESKECAPKDTVRGVCPKGWHLPSSQEFHRLTAYAYSNGRYVESWQTGRLLKSKVGWKSTYYQAYDKTIERNGYDPFGFGAIPAGGGVFPNAKTSDSPLFSGRRQKEL; translated from the coding sequence ATGAAAAGCTCGTCTACCTCAGTTTCTTCCTCATCTTTTAGTTCCGAGGTAGACCTTTCCTCGTCAGAAGAATCTTCGGATGCAAATTCGTCCAGTTCTGGTGTAAACGTCGTTTCATCTTCTTCCTATTCTGTTTTGGAATCTGGAAAATATTACAACCCGAATATTTCATATGGGGAACTTGTCGACGAAAGAGATGGGCAAGTCTATAGAACGGTTGCAATCGGAAGCGAGGATTCGGCTCAAATCTGGATGGCGGAAAACCTGAATTTTGATTATGACGTGCAAACGGCATCGGGAAAACCGACCAGTTTCTGCTATCAAGATTCCGTTGAGTATTGTGCAAAGCTCGGACGTTATTATACGTGGGCGGCCGCCATGGATTCTGCGGCTCTTTTTAGCGAAGACGGCAAGGAGTGCGGACTAGAATCAAAGGAATGCGCCCCAAAGGATACGGTCCGAGGCGTTTGCCCCAAAGGGTGGCATTTGCCGAGCAGTCAAGAATTTCACAGACTTACGGCGTATGCTTATTCTAACGGGAGGTATGTGGAATCCTGGCAGACCGGACGCCTTTTAAAATCCAAGGTTGGCTGGAAATCGACTTATTATCAGGCTTATGATAAAACGATTGAGCGTAATGGATACGATCCTTTCGGTTTTGGAGCCATTCCTGCGGGGGGGGGTGTGTTCCCGAATGCCAAAACATCGGATTCTCCGCTTTTTTCTGGACGTCGACAAAAGGAACTTTGA
- a CDS encoding SpoVG family protein, which yields MPKVKAETAEVKQEKPAKVSEFDCLVVTNVRVYPFKEGINMGHIKALARVVLNDQFELTQLRVMDGENGLFVGYPNDPFYKGEEYRSIFYPITRACREHIENCVLEKYQEVTAA from the coding sequence ATGCCAAAGGTCAAAGCAGAAACAGCAGAAGTCAAGCAGGAAAAGCCGGCGAAGGTTTCGGAATTCGATTGCCTCGTCGTCACCAATGTCCGTGTGTATCCGTTCAAGGAAGGCATTAACATGGGCCACATCAAGGCGCTTGCCCGTGTGGTTCTGAACGACCAGTTTGAACTCACGCAGCTCCGTGTGATGGACGGTGAAAACGGTCTGTTTGTAGGCTATCCGAACGACCCGTTCTACAAGGGCGAGGAATACCGCAGCATCTTCTATCCGATTACCCGCGCATGCCGTGAGCACATCGAAAACTGCGTGCTGGAAAAGTACCAGGAAGTCACGGCTGCATAA